A genomic stretch from Sphingobacterium sp. ML3W includes:
- a CDS encoding M60 family metallopeptidase yields the protein MNKRYIVFGFIAGMITLVSSCGKEGFDFKDGYQQGDVTESPIITDTTMGKADKSLYHRARIYPGLVGENVRRIQDTTLSLLIDREYISDFQYKVSYTPSPIYSTGLYAPAGENVRITVPAGVVGLTAQIGVHTDNITGKDAPRRDAIIYTRKELFPGNNYVGNLYGGTLWIISQKTRLAPVNLKISGATKANDFVLGKMTVSDWQKQVLANDVPWMDLIGKRTAFSVPRSLVVKLIQSGKMDHVDEALQLWDDSYEKDYYNWMGLSPTAANPINRYPSLWERGVMDIHPSAGYAHSGSPWIMQEDEYWLDELTNPNTIKKGTSWGTYHEVGHNYQAGSSWSWSDLVETTNNLFIFNAARNRGETNRIDFHPALKTSIPGALKFAAYNDVKTFKPFPAGYGLDADDPFARLTPFLQIFDKVKGKNGESGWDFFPYIYSKARNENFFTSLDQAKKDYFFRQLCHFTGKDFHRFFFAWGIPVSTAAKREMRNLYPPMANKIWDYNPLTFTGGDDILSTKYSLPRATFVYTSNVSTATGESTGKIDAMQDGKSDTYWHTCYSGCSIATNLPVEIMIDMKTINAFKGFFIQNRQNNTYATKVIVRVSQDNKNWVDMGTYDLAKSSETTGQRNVMREFAFDKIVEAQYVKFSFPEKNLSGENHVALAELGVFYDI from the coding sequence ATGAATAAAAGATATATAGTATTTGGATTTATTGCCGGGATGATCACTTTGGTATCTTCCTGTGGTAAAGAGGGCTTCGATTTTAAGGATGGCTATCAGCAAGGAGACGTAACAGAGTCTCCTATTATAACAGATACAACCATGGGGAAGGCGGATAAAAGTTTATACCATCGTGCCCGTATCTATCCAGGACTTGTAGGCGAAAATGTAAGACGTATTCAGGATACAACATTGTCCTTATTGATAGACCGAGAATATATCAGTGATTTTCAATACAAGGTAAGCTATACGCCATCACCAATATACAGCACGGGGTTGTATGCGCCCGCAGGAGAAAATGTTCGAATTACTGTCCCTGCTGGTGTAGTTGGCCTCACGGCCCAGATTGGAGTACATACTGACAACATTACGGGTAAAGATGCTCCACGGCGTGATGCTATTATCTATACCCGGAAAGAATTATTTCCTGGAAATAATTATGTCGGTAACCTGTATGGTGGTACATTATGGATTATTAGTCAAAAAACAAGGCTAGCTCCAGTTAACTTAAAAATATCTGGAGCGACAAAGGCCAATGATTTTGTTTTGGGAAAAATGACGGTCTCAGATTGGCAAAAGCAGGTTTTGGCCAACGATGTGCCCTGGATGGATCTTATTGGCAAAAGAACAGCATTTTCAGTTCCTCGCTCGCTTGTTGTAAAGCTGATTCAGTCAGGCAAAATGGATCATGTGGATGAGGCTTTGCAGCTTTGGGATGATTCGTATGAAAAAGATTATTACAACTGGATGGGTCTTTCTCCTACTGCTGCTAACCCAATAAACCGTTATCCAAGTTTGTGGGAGCGCGGAGTGATGGATATTCACCCTTCTGCCGGTTATGCCCATAGCGGAAGTCCGTGGATCATGCAGGAAGATGAATATTGGTTGGATGAATTGACAAACCCGAATACGATAAAAAAAGGAACTTCATGGGGAACCTATCATGAGGTAGGACATAATTACCAAGCAGGATCGTCCTGGAGCTGGTCTGACCTAGTGGAAACAACAAATAACCTTTTTATTTTTAATGCGGCCCGAAATCGAGGTGAGACTAACCGGATTGATTTTCATCCGGCTTTAAAAACATCTATCCCAGGTGCATTAAAGTTTGCGGCCTATAACGACGTTAAGACATTCAAACCATTTCCTGCGGGTTACGGGCTTGATGCAGATGACCCATTTGCCCGCTTAACACCATTCCTACAAATCTTTGATAAAGTGAAAGGAAAAAATGGCGAGTCTGGTTGGGATTTCTTCCCTTACATCTATAGTAAAGCAAGAAATGAAAATTTCTTTACTTCATTAGATCAAGCTAAAAAAGACTATTTTTTCAGACAATTATGTCATTTTACGGGCAAGGACTTCCATCGTTTCTTTTTTGCCTGGGGTATTCCAGTCAGTACCGCTGCAAAACGGGAGATGCGTAATTTGTATCCGCCTATGGCGAACAAAATTTGGGATTATAACCCATTGACCTTTACCGGAGGAGACGATATTCTGTCCACAAAGTACAGCCTTCCGAGAGCTACTTTTGTGTATACATCGAACGTCTCCACAGCTACAGGTGAGAGTACGGGTAAAATTGATGCGATGCAAGATGGAAAATCTGATACATATTGGCATACATGCTATTCCGGATGTAGTATTGCCACAAATTTGCCGGTAGAAATTATGATAGATATGAAGACAATTAATGCATTCAAAGGATTTTTTATTCAGAATAGACAGAATAATACCTATGCAACAAAGGTCATTGTACGCGTCAGTCAAGATAATAAGAACTGGGTGGATATGGGGACATATGACCTTGCCAAATCTTCGGAAACAACCGGACAACGAAATGTGATGCGAGAGTTTGCTTTCGATAAAATTGTGGAGGCTCAATATGTGAAATTCTCATTTCCGGAGAAGAATCTGAGTGGAGAGAATCATGTTGCGCTAGCGGAGTTAGGGGTGTTTTACGATATATAA
- a CDS encoding DUF5008 domain-containing protein, producing the protein MKRIILDKIWYATLVSVLGFSACSKDIALGTDPYAGGKESLGVGFYTNYANPEIAKPGELVDFYVKGIKPYLGKINFSVNDTKVEVITAKDSLVTIKVPTEISSGNAKIEVDGQVFYGPRLDIEGNASLDENYGMVNGFLFSVNDILPNAGGYIVTGSFINFENEAVDKKVFRNGIHFIDANGKSATTMTFGEGASGGGSINAVTKMTDGKFVIGGPFGTFNKRRVNNIAKLNTDGKLDTMIVDVVNTTDNPRNSRDTVSAFNGGILGNAPLKVFAVSDNMVVAVGNFKDYYKIDYTYSSRDNRRYLLTEAKNVIRMKADGSLDSTFAFKNQGANGNIMDAALIDNDRVVIVGAFTSYNGKAVPGIACIKKDGTLDPSFNLGGTIDRILKITYNEQLKKIAIAGVFKGLGANGKVNGAAILNTDGTIDDQFVFQNAGNGIPTFAQVLNNGRVIIDGTIESYNNVRRTNMLILEKDGSLLQKYNSQAPFSGNIRKVVETKSSLGLPALLIGGSINQYGKKSVGNFFRLEVKE; encoded by the coding sequence ATGAAAAGAATAATATTAGACAAAATTTGGTATGCGACGCTAGTTAGTGTGCTTGGCTTCTCTGCTTGTTCAAAGGACATTGCTTTAGGTACAGATCCCTATGCTGGCGGAAAGGAGTCATTAGGCGTCGGGTTTTACACGAATTATGCCAACCCTGAAATAGCAAAACCCGGAGAGTTAGTGGATTTTTATGTGAAAGGAATTAAGCCTTATCTCGGGAAAATTAATTTTTCAGTCAATGATACAAAGGTTGAAGTCATTACCGCAAAGGATTCATTGGTCACGATAAAAGTCCCTACAGAAATATCATCTGGGAATGCGAAAATTGAAGTCGATGGACAGGTATTTTATGGGCCTCGACTGGACATCGAGGGTAATGCTTCTTTGGATGAGAACTATGGTATGGTGAATGGTTTCCTTTTTTCAGTAAATGATATTCTGCCAAATGCAGGTGGTTATATCGTGACCGGATCGTTTATCAATTTTGAAAATGAAGCTGTAGATAAAAAGGTATTTCGGAATGGTATTCACTTTATTGATGCAAATGGTAAGTCGGCGACCACGATGACTTTTGGAGAAGGGGCTTCAGGCGGTGGTAGTATTAATGCCGTGACGAAAATGACGGATGGTAAATTTGTCATTGGTGGACCATTCGGTACTTTTAATAAACGTCGTGTTAATAATATAGCCAAGCTAAACACAGACGGAAAATTGGATACGATGATCGTGGATGTTGTTAATACAACTGATAATCCGAGAAACTCACGTGATACTGTTTCAGCATTTAATGGTGGTATCCTTGGAAATGCACCTTTAAAAGTTTTTGCGGTGTCTGACAATATGGTTGTTGCGGTAGGGAACTTTAAGGATTATTATAAAATTGACTATACCTATTCGTCGAGGGACAATAGACGGTATTTATTGACTGAGGCAAAGAATGTGATTAGGATGAAAGCAGATGGATCTTTGGATTCTACCTTCGCGTTTAAAAACCAGGGTGCCAACGGAAATATTATGGACGCTGCCTTAATTGATAATGACCGTGTGGTTATTGTAGGTGCATTTACGTCCTATAATGGTAAAGCGGTTCCGGGAATTGCCTGTATTAAAAAAGATGGAACGCTAGATCCTTCTTTTAATCTAGGCGGCACTATAGATCGAATTTTGAAGATCACTTACAATGAACAGTTAAAGAAAATTGCCATTGCGGGTGTTTTTAAGGGGCTAGGAGCTAATGGTAAAGTTAATGGAGCTGCGATCTTAAATACGGATGGTACTATAGATGATCAGTTTGTTTTTCAGAATGCTGGTAACGGTATTCCCACCTTTGCACAGGTATTGAACAACGGCCGGGTGATCATTGATGGCACGATCGAAAGTTATAACAACGTTCGTAGGACGAATATGTTGATTCTCGAAAAAGATGGTTCTTTGCTACAGAAGTATAATAGTCAGGCCCCTTTTTCTGGAAACATCCGGAAAGTGGTGGAGACAAAATCGTCCTTGGGTTTACCCGCATTACTAATAGGAGGAAGTATCAACCAATATGGAAAGAAATCCGTAGGCAATTTTTTTCGATTGGAAGTTAAAGAATAA
- a CDS encoding LamG-like jellyroll fold domain-containing protein produces the protein MNKYIQLIKKIIYCAGGVLLLTACNKDFPNLLQNFQEAKDSPENRDKVLMVIVDGLSGPVVQSLEPTNLIEMTRNGMVTYGSLADPTTDFQMTNEAVVSSLLTGVNATKNKVTTDDLSTLNVATYPTIFSRLKSVQGKQVSSLYTSSSTYATYLGKDAHLEKSTTDETVLAAANKGLATDSADLNVVHLVDVDKAGASAEYSDKSTAYVNAIKKMDQQVQQLVNTIKARKSYINENWLVIVTSGRGGDSKDPVTDFTAFGDAKRATYTLMYSPKFARKILPRPSAKDVPFVGAATRYSYSGNGKVTGSITDANRFNISTSDDWTFTFFVRHNVAGTNYNYATFFAKRTKGFEGNGWNIFSESGGWGFNSSFADQTFGNYINDGKWHALTVVIKRSGTQDSVYTYTDGTKSSISGKVSQNVIKNSNFDNTSPLTIGYTQRDGDNLDFSMCNIQVYNRAFTFDEVKQYGGITHIDEKFPFWSNLQAYWPGYDDVNTIKLTEKTGKGAGNIDLKGPVSWTSFNELVPFFQPPIGESFFRQVPNAVDVPFMIYQWLGISVESAWNLDGKSWSPNYAQIRN, from the coding sequence ATGAACAAGTATATTCAACTCATCAAAAAAATAATCTACTGTGCGGGCGGAGTTTTGCTTCTTACGGCCTGTAATAAAGATTTTCCAAATCTGCTTCAGAATTTTCAAGAGGCAAAAGATAGCCCAGAGAATAGGGATAAAGTTTTAATGGTTATTGTAGACGGGCTTTCGGGGCCTGTGGTGCAATCCCTCGAACCAACCAATCTCATTGAGATGACCCGAAATGGCATGGTTACCTATGGTAGCCTTGCTGATCCAACAACTGATTTTCAAATGACCAATGAAGCCGTTGTATCATCATTGCTCACAGGTGTAAATGCGACTAAAAATAAAGTAACCACCGATGACCTTTCGACATTGAATGTTGCGACTTACCCAACGATATTCAGCCGGTTGAAATCTGTTCAGGGCAAACAAGTTTCTAGTCTGTACACCTCATCTTCTACCTATGCTACTTATTTGGGAAAAGATGCCCATTTGGAAAAGAGTACGACCGACGAAACGGTTTTGGCGGCTGCTAACAAAGGTTTGGCAACTGATTCTGCGGATTTAAACGTAGTGCATTTGGTGGATGTGGACAAAGCTGGAGCGAGCGCTGAATATTCGGACAAGTCGACAGCATATGTCAATGCAATCAAGAAAATGGATCAGCAGGTTCAGCAATTGGTCAATACGATTAAGGCCCGTAAGTCCTATATCAATGAAAATTGGCTGGTCATTGTGACCTCAGGTAGAGGCGGTGATTCCAAGGACCCTGTAACAGATTTTACGGCATTTGGTGATGCCAAACGCGCGACTTATACGCTGATGTATTCTCCTAAATTTGCACGTAAGATTTTACCAAGACCTAGTGCCAAAGATGTGCCTTTTGTGGGCGCAGCAACACGTTATAGTTATTCGGGGAATGGTAAAGTGACAGGATCAATTACAGACGCCAATAGGTTTAATATTAGTACAAGTGATGATTGGACGTTTACTTTCTTTGTTCGGCACAATGTTGCTGGTACTAATTATAATTATGCTACTTTTTTTGCGAAAAGAACCAAAGGGTTTGAGGGGAATGGATGGAATATTTTTTCAGAAAGTGGGGGTTGGGGATTTAATAGTTCATTTGCCGATCAAACTTTTGGTAATTATATCAACGATGGGAAATGGCATGCTTTAACAGTTGTCATCAAAAGAAGTGGCACACAAGATTCTGTGTATACCTATACCGACGGTACGAAATCTTCTATTTCAGGAAAGGTTTCTCAAAATGTGATTAAGAATAGCAATTTTGATAATACAAGCCCTTTAACAATAGGGTATACACAACGTGATGGAGATAACTTAGATTTTTCAATGTGTAATATTCAGGTATATAATCGTGCGTTTACATTTGATGAGGTAAAACAGTATGGTGGTATTACCCATATTGATGAAAAATTTCCTTTTTGGAGTAATCTACAAGCATATTGGCCAGGTTATGATGATGTGAATACGATTAAATTAACTGAAAAAACGGGTAAAGGGGCTGGAAATATAGATCTAAAAGGACCCGTATCCTGGACTAGTTTCAATGAATTGGTGCCATTTTTTCAGCCCCCAATTGGCGAATCTTTTTTCCGTCAGGTGCCCAATGCAGTGGATGTTCCATTTATGATTTATCAATGGTTAGGGATCTCAGTAGAAAGTGCCTGGAATCTGGATGGCAAGAGCTGGAGCCCCAACTATGCACAAATAAGAAATTAA
- a CDS encoding RagB/SusD family nutrient uptake outer membrane protein gives MKRTFIYTLLVGASLSLLSCGKDFLNITQIDKLTGNNYWTSKGDVEQYMGGIYSTFREATMTNIFFPASGDLRCAPTNRTSATSGAGRDYISLLRQNNLNTILTRSDDKQDNNFSYFRFPRITQWNNFYKMVQNANIVCYQIDNKDMPFLSAEQKKAYKAEAIFLRSLAYFFMVRLYGDIPYYTDVNTDPLPRTNMVTVLKNVSADLDASYKDLPWTYDDPSVVAVKAMRGSAMALNMHVNMWIAGFANEDKAPYYEKVASMGRELMEENGGAYTLLSLTRTKDIFKGRTKEGLFEIVQNFNYGESFHLSASYSDYVLHAPNKVTTKSYIYYDPKFMEKMYPPAEQDLRKTYWFDDDIYATNGDFQCLKFANVFMEEGEDNNPDDNQMIFRYSDPILLRAEALAELNRDDEARTVVNVIRKRAEAADIMESGDDLKDAIWWERVRELLGEGNFYYDLVRTKKVINSEYTPAPMSVGAFNGGGWTWPIDKSALLNNPYMRLNNYWN, from the coding sequence ATGAAAAGAACATTTATATATACATTATTGGTAGGCGCAAGTTTAAGCTTGCTGTCCTGTGGTAAAGACTTTTTGAATATTACGCAGATCGATAAATTGACAGGTAACAACTATTGGACGAGCAAAGGGGATGTGGAGCAGTATATGGGTGGAATCTATTCTACATTCAGAGAAGCTACCATGACCAATATCTTTTTCCCCGCGTCAGGCGACTTGCGTTGTGCACCTACGAATCGAACAAGTGCAACCTCAGGCGCTGGAAGGGATTACATCTCACTGTTAAGGCAGAATAATTTAAATACGATTTTGACGAGAAGTGATGACAAACAGGATAATAATTTTTCCTATTTCAGATTTCCTCGCATTACGCAATGGAATAACTTCTATAAAATGGTACAAAATGCGAATATCGTCTGCTATCAGATCGATAATAAGGATATGCCCTTTCTGTCTGCAGAACAGAAAAAGGCGTATAAAGCAGAGGCGATATTCCTAAGATCCTTGGCTTACTTCTTTATGGTGCGCTTGTACGGTGATATCCCTTATTATACTGATGTCAATACAGATCCATTGCCACGCACCAATATGGTTACAGTTTTAAAAAATGTTTCTGCAGATTTGGATGCTTCTTACAAAGACTTGCCATGGACATATGACGATCCATCGGTTGTAGCGGTAAAGGCTATGCGGGGGAGTGCCATGGCGCTCAATATGCATGTCAATATGTGGATAGCAGGTTTTGCTAATGAGGATAAGGCTCCTTATTATGAAAAAGTCGCTTCGATGGGACGAGAACTGATGGAAGAAAATGGTGGTGCATATACTTTATTGAGTTTAACCCGTACAAAGGATATTTTTAAAGGCCGTACCAAGGAAGGTTTATTTGAAATTGTTCAGAATTTCAATTATGGAGAAAGTTTTCACCTTTCCGCCTCCTACTCAGATTACGTTTTACATGCGCCAAATAAGGTGACAACGAAATCGTATATCTATTACGATCCAAAATTTATGGAGAAAATGTACCCTCCTGCTGAACAAGATCTGCGTAAGACATATTGGTTTGACGACGATATCTATGCTACAAATGGCGATTTTCAATGCCTGAAATTTGCCAATGTATTTATGGAAGAAGGCGAAGACAATAATCCAGATGATAATCAGATGATCTTTCGATATTCAGATCCGATCCTCCTTCGTGCCGAGGCATTGGCAGAATTAAATCGGGATGATGAAGCCAGGACCGTGGTCAATGTGATTCGTAAACGTGCTGAGGCAGCTGATATTATGGAATCTGGAGATGATCTTAAAGATGCGATCTGGTGGGAACGTGTGCGCGAATTGCTCGGCGAAGGAAACTTCTATTATGATCTGGTGCGTACAAAAAAGGTTATTAATTCGGAGTATACCCCAGCTCCAATGTCGGTAGGCGCTTTTAATGGTGGCGGTTGGACATGGCCGATCGATAAATCTGCTTTGTTAAATAATCCATATATGCGCTTAAACAATTATTGGAACTAA
- a CDS encoding SusC/RagA family TonB-linked outer membrane protein: MKQLCILIFLFANVLTNSVLAQTGMVKGTVKGANNRPLAGVSIKLENPKRDLGKTGDDGRFVVSVPTNGVMVFSYQGYGTVKQSVTAGKTEYSISMESKAQELEETVVVGYQQRKRETLTGSVVTISGKEIQDIPSGNFVDLLQGKVAGMNIQNNTGSPGMRGTIAVRGISNFNVSGSGDNTFLTPTSPLFVIDGVPIDDNSGYEYGFETAGPGVSPISMIPPEDIEDITVLKDAQATALYGSRGAYGVILVRTKRGNSKIPLVQYQGQFFMSAVPQLRKVIGGRDERMVRVEQILMNDTTLAAAIRRINDSPMLADSLNPYYNNSTDWQSYFYRNTYNQTHNVNISGGERVFNYKVNMNYYDENGIIANTGFKRYTVQSNMQYEPNDRFRMMANVNANLAQNQMGSGNAAMQTGVGKSVNTTSLYPAPSLFSGSMGALSALNVDDQNKTGNYVAQVELQYEPINGLRATSTFNYNYTTSTKDRYTPELLLGNSSEIYGYYDNKSKVYNRNLLSWVKAINEKHVINLYGFTEMEISQSSSTLNKIRGTANDQFQAGISYNTRQTLGGLLNNLTNYRSIAYAGNASYNYDSKYIVDLTYRVDGTSVTGGASPWTSNPSVGFRWNFKKEKFMDKFSWWDTGFFRGSVGRTIQPTGTLSDLYGWYKVDAGRYNNRPTTSLDLKNAPNTELVPQTTTQWSLGMELGFFNSALYVTYETYYKQSDKILRSKAIANHNAFENVLTNEAAMVNMGHEVSINFRPRLRNSDWDVSGTATFALNRDYTTALPDGVRQLIQPDNTSGYNLPQFFRLGRNPLTFVLYDYKGVYKTDDEVPVNPLTGQRYRAGGEFSAGKFFRAGDPIFTDINGDYILDENDLVFVGNSQPAVTGGLSVFTRYKNWSLRTQFSYTLDRDILNTALTDRFRNYDTPTGVIEGKPDYVPGAYVPLDAYNVWRQLGDNADYPNVSDFTRLTLYNPYRYNSTMFLEDGSYFKINSATLGYNFDRKWIQRYGLTSARINFTANNIYTFSRYAGPDPELVTSVGRDGSNGYPSKRTYSLGVSVQF; encoded by the coding sequence ATGAAACAATTATGTATACTAATATTCCTTTTTGCCAATGTGTTGACCAATAGCGTACTGGCGCAGACTGGTATGGTGAAGGGGACGGTAAAAGGGGCCAACAATAGACCGTTGGCGGGAGTTTCCATCAAGTTGGAAAATCCAAAGCGGGATCTTGGTAAAACAGGTGACGACGGTCGTTTTGTTGTATCTGTGCCTACCAACGGGGTAATGGTGTTTTCTTATCAAGGTTACGGAACAGTGAAACAGTCCGTTACAGCAGGAAAAACAGAGTACAGTATTTCGATGGAAAGCAAAGCACAAGAATTGGAGGAGACGGTAGTGGTTGGTTACCAACAGCGAAAAAGAGAGACTTTAACAGGGTCAGTCGTGACAATATCCGGCAAGGAAATTCAGGATATCCCTTCAGGTAACTTTGTGGACCTTTTACAAGGTAAAGTGGCTGGTATGAATATTCAGAATAATACGGGTAGTCCAGGGATGCGTGGAACGATTGCTGTACGTGGTATTTCTAATTTTAATGTGTCTGGAAGTGGTGATAATACCTTTTTGACACCGACTTCACCTTTGTTTGTTATTGATGGCGTGCCTATTGATGACAATTCGGGGTACGAATATGGTTTTGAAACAGCAGGACCGGGCGTTTCGCCTATCTCCATGATTCCACCAGAGGATATTGAAGACATTACGGTATTAAAAGATGCCCAGGCGACAGCTTTATATGGATCACGTGGAGCCTATGGTGTTATTCTGGTAAGAACCAAACGGGGTAATTCAAAAATTCCATTGGTACAATACCAGGGGCAGTTTTTTATGAGTGCTGTACCACAGTTACGTAAAGTAATTGGCGGAAGAGACGAACGGATGGTTCGTGTTGAACAGATCTTGATGAATGATACAACTTTAGCGGCGGCGATCAGACGGATCAACGATTCGCCCATGTTAGCAGATAGTTTAAACCCGTATTATAACAACTCCACAGATTGGCAATCTTATTTTTATCGAAATACCTATAATCAGACACATAACGTCAATATCTCTGGAGGAGAGCGCGTATTCAATTATAAAGTGAATATGAATTACTATGATGAGAACGGGATTATTGCAAATACGGGTTTTAAAAGATATACGGTGCAATCCAATATGCAATATGAACCGAATGACCGTTTCCGGATGATGGCGAATGTGAATGCGAATTTAGCTCAGAATCAAATGGGAAGTGGTAATGCGGCGATGCAGACCGGGGTCGGGAAATCGGTTAATACTACCTCCCTTTATCCCGCACCATCACTATTTTCAGGTAGTATGGGTGCCTTATCTGCACTTAATGTCGATGATCAGAATAAGACAGGAAATTATGTAGCCCAAGTTGAACTACAGTATGAGCCGATTAACGGGTTACGGGCAACTTCTACTTTTAATTATAATTATACAACCTCCACCAAGGATCGATATACGCCGGAACTGTTGCTTGGTAATAGTTCTGAAATATATGGGTACTACGATAATAAGAGCAAGGTTTATAATCGAAATTTGCTTTCTTGGGTCAAAGCGATCAATGAGAAGCATGTGATCAACCTGTATGGTTTTACGGAAATGGAGATTTCACAGTCTTCTTCGACATTAAATAAAATTAGGGGAACAGCAAATGATCAATTTCAGGCGGGCATAAGTTATAATACACGGCAAACGTTAGGTGGTTTGCTGAATAACCTCACAAATTATCGTTCGATCGCCTATGCAGGTAATGCATCCTATAATTATGATTCCAAGTATATTGTAGACTTGACGTATCGTGTCGATGGTACTTCAGTCACTGGTGGTGCTTCACCATGGACGTCTAATCCTTCTGTTGGTTTTCGCTGGAATTTTAAGAAAGAGAAGTTCATGGATAAATTTTCGTGGTGGGATACCGGATTCTTTCGTGGTTCCGTCGGACGCACTATCCAACCTACAGGAACTTTATCTGATTTGTATGGCTGGTATAAAGTTGATGCTGGACGGTACAATAATAGACCAACAACTTCTTTGGATTTAAAGAATGCGCCGAATACCGAACTCGTACCTCAGACCACAACACAATGGTCACTGGGCATGGAATTAGGGTTTTTCAACAGTGCATTATATGTGACTTACGAAACTTACTATAAACAATCTGATAAGATCTTGCGTTCAAAGGCAATTGCAAATCACAATGCCTTCGAAAATGTACTGACCAATGAAGCCGCTATGGTAAATATGGGACATGAAGTTTCCATTAATTTTAGACCGAGATTAAGAAATAGCGATTGGGATGTAAGTGGTACTGCGACTTTTGCCTTAAACCGCGATTACACAACGGCCTTGCCGGATGGCGTAAGACAATTGATTCAGCCAGATAATACATCAGGTTACAATTTACCACAGTTTTTCAGATTGGGAAGAAACCCGCTAACTTTTGTATTGTATGACTATAAAGGGGTGTACAAAACGGATGATGAGGTGCCGGTTAATCCATTGACTGGGCAGCGGTACCGTGCTGGTGGAGAATTTTCAGCAGGGAAGTTTTTCCGCGCCGGTGATCCCATTTTCACAGATATCAATGGCGATTATATCCTGGATGAAAATGATTTGGTGTTTGTGGGAAATTCGCAACCTGCAGTGACCGGAGGTCTTTCCGTATTTACACGCTATAAAAACTGGTCCTTACGAACACAGTTTTCTTATACCTTGGATCGGGACATCTTAAATACCGCGTTGACCGATCGTTTCCGGAATTATGACACCCCAACAGGAGTTATAGAAGGAAAACCGGACTATGTCCCAGGGGCTTACGTGCCATTAGATGCTTACAATGTATGGCGCCAACTCGGGGACAATGCGGATTATCCCAATGTGTCAGACTTTACGCGTTTGACTCTTTACAATCCCTATCGGTATAACTCAACGATGTTTTTAGAAGATGGATCTTATTTCAAAATCAATTCCGCAACACTGGGATATAACTTTGATAGAAAATGGATTCAGCGCTACGGTTTGACCTCGGCCAGAATTAATTTCACGGCAAATAACATTTATACTTTTAGTCGTTATGCTGGACCTGATCCTGAGCTGGTAACCTCAGTTGGTCGGGACGGATCAAATGGTTATCCGAGCAAGAGAACCTATTCATTGGGTGTGAGTGTACAATTTTAA